A window of Solanum stenotomum isolate F172 chromosome 3, ASM1918654v1, whole genome shotgun sequence contains these coding sequences:
- the LOC125859078 gene encoding probable disease resistance protein At4g27220, with protein MQPWMTLGASLVAKAVDYTVAPLRNQLRYLYQYNKNADNLRKQAERLQEKTQDIQALVNYAKRNDREIKSTVKNWLQEVDAITAEIKSWDDKTQNLGKMCLPHLVSRYKQSKMATKKIMTIQELLGRTLMEDVSIPQAPPLNIPFISDQEKPEKDQVIEMVASSSSDVSISQALPLNIPFISDQEKPEEDQVIEMVASSSSVVGQNVSRANGALLSADDVSIKRRPTMDPIIAYQLRKNVANIIHQQREAVNQIIEELKDDHYKGIGIYGMGGIGKTTLAVEVGKLARDCGIVKEVIMVVVSQTPNIRKIQGQIADMLNHRLEEESTLGRAGRLYTRLSNESVLLILDDVWSYIDLAEIGIPHGDEHKACRIMLTTRQKDLCTAIGTKGIPLRLLSEEESSHLLRKYACTSTSDLCPELDSMVMNFVKECQGLPLALVTVGSALRGKEQVEWEAALQLLKKSQPFSPTYASKTIFSCLDLSYNFLENEEIRLCFLMCCLYPEDREISIEDLTRDWTGKGLFSDVDTIEEARARVCLRVGQLKSSCLLLDVGKEGFVKMHDVVRDFAIYIASEEKHGFMVRAGHNLNKWPPRESFSQKTAISFMNNNIHVLPSDVHCPNLQILHLGENEGLAEIPVDFFIQMKMLQVLDLSERVGIHSLNPLYQLVPNATRKNTFPLSFPSSVEVLTNLRTLRLDHCKLADVSILGKLKGLEILSLYGSSITQLPNEFGDLVNLRLLDLSFCVYLQKIPENLISRLVQLEELYMGWSFRLWQLADGSAEGSGQASLSELMSLPQLNILCVEVSTLLAFPENFDLPSIHKFEITVGYHSAICYPNSRRFYLREIKTGIPNGMKHMLQFSKELTMFCASKVILKSIFDVEGGLNHLKTLEITANDEITYFIDEVLHSDAPLVLGSLEKLHLRTFKKLFSLSVRPIKPGSFQNLRILRVENCDNLFFLIQTSLLQGLSSIEEVHVYSCNKLHDIFQLNEAAFDEEQKLLSTLKKIWLARLPTLFKIWRVPKQLLLNATLQNKQCFSNLTDVLIRYCDNLEYVFPSVAAQNLCQLDNLQIVECHRLTRIIGEEPEGVSANVQNGHVLFPNLRAVHIGSCRNLRNLFSVMTARSLVKLEELKVNDMPNLVELISNEESEREKEEENDKIIVLPELKVLRITKSGNVERLCTEAFCMDLPSLEEFVLVECPKMADTVKRGLGSASNLLKAEIEEQSFFGTMAQEVFSSKVR; from the coding sequence ATGCAGCCATGGATGACACTAGGTGCTTCATTGGTGGCAAAAGCTGTTGACTATACGGTGGCCCCTCTCCGCAATCAACTAAGATATCTTTATCAGTATAACAAAAATGCCGACAATCTGAGAAAGCAAGCTGAAAGGTTGCAAGAGAAGACACAAGATATCCAAGCATTGGTGAACTATGCCAAAAGAAATGACAGAGAAATCAAAAGCACAGTTAAAAATTGGTTACAAGAGGTAGATGCAATCACTGCTGAGATCAAATCATGGGATGATAAAACTCAAAACTTGGGCAAAATGTGCCTCCCTCATCTGGTCTCACGGTATAAGCAGAGCAAGATGGCAACTAAAAAAATCATGACCATCCAAGAACTTCTTGGTAGAACGCTCATGGAAGATGTATCCATACCGCAGGCCCCTCCTTTGAATATACCATTCATTTCTGACCAAGAAAAACCCGAAAAGGACCAAGTTATTGAGATGGTGGCAAGTAGTTCATCTGATGTATCCATATCGCAGGCCCTTCCTTTGAATATACCATTCATTTCTGACCAAGAAAAACCCGAAGAGGACCAAGTTATTGAGATGGTGGCAAGTAGTTCATCCGTTGTTGGTCAAAACGTCAGTAGAGCAAATGGTGCTCTGCTAAGTGCGGATGATGTTTCTATCAAGCGAAGACCAACCATGGATCCAATTATTGCTTATCAGCTAAGAAAAAATGTGGCAAACATTATTCACCAGCAAAGAGAAGCAGTGAATCAGATCATTGAGGAACTAAAGGATGACCACTATAAGGGGATAGGGATCTATGGCATGGGGGGCATCGGTAAGACCACTCTTGCCGTAGAAGTAGGGAAATTGGCTAGAGACTGTGGAATTGTTAAGGAAGTTATAATGGTGGTTGTTTCCCAAACGCCAAACATAAGAAAGATCCAGGGTCAAATTGCGGATATGTTAAATCACAGACTTGAGGAGGAAAGCACATTAGGAAGAGCAGGTAGACTTTATACGCGACTGTCCAATGAGAGCGTACTTCTCATACTGGACGATGTTTGGTCATACATTGACTTAGCAGAGATAGGGATCCCTCATGGTGATGAGCACAAGGCCTGTAGGATTATGCTTACCACGCGACAAAAAGATCTATGTACAGCTATAGGGACCAAAGGAATACCATTGAGACTTTTATCAGAAGAAGAATCGTCGCATTTATTGAGGAAATATGCTTGCACGAGCACTTCTGACCTTTGTCCGGAGTTGGATAGCATGGTCATGAATTTTGTCAAAGAATGTCAAGGCCTGCCATTGGCACTTGTGACTGTTGGAAGTGCATTACGAGGAAAAGAACAAGTGGAGTGGGAAGCAGCACTACAGCTCCTTAAGAAGTCCCAACCCTTTAGCCCCACTTATGCAAGCAAGACCATTTTCTCCTGCCTGGATTTGAGCtacaattttttggaaaatgagGAAATCAGGTTGTGCTTTCTGATGTGTTGTTTGTACCCAGAAGATCGTGAAATAAGTATTGAAGACTTGACTAGAGACTGGACAGGAAAAGGGTTGTTCTCAGATGTGGACACTATTGAAGAAGCTAGAGCCAGAGTGTGCTTAAGAGTTGGCCAACTTAAATCATCTTGCCTGTTGCTTGATGTTGGGAAGGAGGGTTTCGTTAAAATGCATGATGTTGTTCGTGACTTTGCTATATATATAGCATCTGAAGAGAAGCATGGATTCATGGTAAGAGCTGGTCACAATCTGAACAAGTGGCCACCAAGGGAGTCATTCAGCCAAAAAACAGCTATTTCCTTCATGAACAATAATATCCATGTGCTTCCAAGTGATGTACATTGCCCCaatcttcaaattttacatCTTGGAGAAAATGAAGGTCTTGCAGAGATACCAGTGGACTTTTTTATACAGATGAAAATGCTCCAGGTTTTGGATTTAAGTGAAAGGGTTGGTATCCATTCACTAAATCCTCTCTATCAGTTAGTCCCGAATGCCACAAGAAAAAATACATTTCCCCTCAGTTTTCCATCATCCGTTGAAGTTCTCACAAACCTGCGAACTTTACGTTTAGACCACTGCAAGTTAGCTGATGTATCTATTCTTGGAAAATTAAAGGGCCTGGAAATTTTAAGTTTATACGGGTCCTCTATCACACAACTTCCGAATGAATTTGGGGACTTGGTTAATTTGAGACTATTGGATTTGTCATTCTGTGTGTACCTTCAGAAAATCCCGGAGAACTTGATATCGCGCCTTGTTCAATTAGAAGAACTTTATATGGGTTGGAGTTTTCGATTGTGGCAGCTAGCTGATGGATCTGCTGAAGGGAGTGGCCAAGCAAGCTTGTCTGAGCTAATGTCGCTGCcccaattaaatattttgtgtgTGGAAGTCTCCACCCTTCTAGCTTTCCCTGAGAACTTTGATCTTCCTAGCATACACAAGTTTGAGATAACAGTAGGTTACCACTCAGCTATATGTTATCCAAACTCTAGGAGGttctatcttagagaaataaaGACTGGTATACCAAATGGGATGAAGCATATGCTTCAATTCTCAAAGGAATTGACAATGTTCTGTGCATCCAAGGTAATACTGAAAAGTATCTTTGATGTCGAAGGGGGCTTAAATCACTTGAAAACTCTTGAAATAACTGCCAATGATGAAATTACCtatttcattgatgaggttcTTCATAGCGATGCACCTTTAGTTTTAGGATCTTTGGAGAAATTACATCTTCGGACGTTCAAGAAGCTATTTTCACTTTCTGTCCGCCCAATCAAACCAGGTTCCTTCCAGAATTTGCGGATTCTAAGGGTTGAAAATtgtgataatttattttttctaattcaaacttCCTTGCTCCAGGGGCTATCAAGTATTGAAGAAGTTCATGTCTATTCATGTAACAAGTTACACGATATATTTCAACTTAACGAGGCAGCTTTTGATGAAGAACAGAAGCTCCTCTCAACGCTCAAAAAGATCTGGTTAGCTAGATTGCCTACGCTGTTCAAAATCTGGAGAGTACCTAAGCAGTTACTCCTGAATGCAACCCTTCAAAATAAACAATGCTTCAGTAACCTAACTGATGTGTTGATTAGGTATTGTGATAACTTGGAATATGTATTCCCATCTGTAGCTGCTCAAAATCTATGTCAACTGGATAATCTCCAAATTGTGGAGTGTCACAGATTGACAAGAATCATAGGAGAAGAACCAGAAGGTGTCTCAGCAAATGTTCAAAATGGACATGTTTTATTTCCCAACCTCAGAGCTGTTCATATAGGAAGCTGCAGAAACCTGAGAAATCTATTTTCGGTTATGACAGCTCGAAGTCTTGTCAAACTAGAAGAGTTAAAGGTAAATGACATGCCAAATCTGGTAGAACTCATAAGcaatgaagaaagtgaaaggGAAAAGGAAGAGGAAAACGATAAAATAATCGTGCTGCCAGAGTTGAAAGTCCTGAGAATTACAAAATCTGGAAACGTGGAACGGCTTTGTACAGAGGCTTTCTGTATGGATCTACCATCGTTAGAAGAATTTGTTCTTGTGGAGTGTCCTAAAATGGCTGACACTGTTAAACGTGGACTGGGTAGCGCATCAAATCTTCTTAAAGCAGAGATTGAGGAGCAATCATTCTTTGGCACAATGGCACAAGAGGTTTTCAGTAGTAAGGTTCGGTAG
- the LOC125860683 gene encoding probable endo-1,3(4)-beta-glucanase ARB_01444 — MFNIARLKLPVMALKKITTRVKTFVTTPFKKRSKHYKLPPPQPEPPTPQISPPKSPEMSTPQQQIRPLLQPFLFPKAKSTVLPDPSQFFAHNLLSTPLPTNSFFQNFVLKNGDQPEYIHPYLIKSSNSSLSICYPPQFRNPSFVYQIFNADLTISMLNNPNPNVPHVISSFSDLSVTLDLPSSNLRFFLVRGCPFVTCNVIVDVALKISTIHAILECSWNATLTKYTIKLNNGQTWILYASSPINLSNDMNNITSSEFSGTIRIVVLPNSDYEAVLDRFSSCYPKSGNAVFNQPFCVEYKWEKAGWGDLLMLAHPLHLQLLSDRSGVILEDFKYNSIDGELVGVVGDSWLLKSDPISVTWHSIKGVKEESCSEIIDALTKDVADLNSTLISTLSSSSYFYGKLIARAARLALIAEEVCYVDVIPAIRKFLKDTIEPWLDGTFEANGFFYDTKWGGIVTKQGSMDSGADFGFGVYNDHHYHIGYFLYAIAVLVKIDPMWGRKYRPQTYSLMADFMNLSRRETLHYTRLRCFDLWKLHSWAGGLTEFADGRNQESTSEAVSAYYSAALMGLAYGDTHLVAIGSTLSAMEIHSAQTWWHIKEESNLYVEEYTKNNRVVGVLWSNKRDSGLWFAPPDWKECRLGIQVLPLLPITEVVFSDARFVRELVQWTTPALARRGVGEGWKGFVYALEGMYDKTSALEKTRRLTSYDDGNSRTNLLWWIHTRGDEAEECDRGNNFCWFRHYSL; from the coding sequence ATGTTCAATATTGCGCGACTAAAATTACCTGTGATGGCTTTAAAAAAGATCACTACGCGAGTCAAAACATTTGTCACGACACCTTTCAAGAAACGTTCAAAACACTATAAATTACCTCCTCCTCAGCCAGAGCCACCAACTCCTCAAATTAGTCCACCAAAATCCCCTGAAATGTCTACACCACAACAACAAATTAGGCCGTTGTTACAACCTTTTCTGTTTCCAAAAGCAAAATCTACTGTCCTTCCTGATCCGTCTCAATTTTTCGCACATAATCTCTTGTCAACTCCTTTGCCTACAAattctttctttcaaaactttgtCTTGAAAAATGGTGATCAGCCTGAATACATTCATCCATATCTTATAAAATCGTCGAATTCATCTCTTAGTATTTGTTACCCACCTCAGTTCCGTAATCCTTCATTCGTTTACCAGATATTCAATGCTGATCTCACTATTTCTATGTTGAATAATCCTAATCCAAATGTACCTCATGTTATTTCATCATTTAGTGATCTTAGTGTTACGTTGGACCTTCCATCGAGTAATCTTAGGTTCTTTCTTGTAAGGGGATGTCCCTTTGTTACTTGTAATGTCATTGTTGATGTTGCACTTAAGATTTCTACGATTCATGCTATTCTTGAATGCTCTTGGAATGCTACTCTCACCAAATATACTATTAAGCTTAATAATGGACAAACATGGATTTTGTACGCGTCTTCACCGATCAATTTGAGCAATGATATGAATAATATCACTTCTAGTGAGTTTTCGGGTACAATAAGGATTGTTGTCTTGCCAAATTCTGACTATGAAGCAGTTCTTGATCGGTTTAGTTCTTGTTATCCTAAATCTGGTAATGCTGTTTTCAATCAGCCATTTTGTGTCGAGTACAAGTGGGAAAAGGCTGGATGGGGGGACTTGTTGATGCTTGCTCATCCCCTGCATCTTCAACTGCTCTCGGATCGTTCAGGTGTTATCTTGGAGGATTTTAAGTACAATAGTATTGATGGTGAGCTTGTTGGCGTTGTTGGAGACTCGTGGCTATTGAAGAGTGATCCGATTTCTGTAACATGGCATTCGATTAAAGGTGTAAAGGAGGAGTCTTGTTCTGAAATAATTGATGCTTTGACTAAGGATGTCGCGGACTTGAACTCAACGTTAATCTCAACATTGTCATCATCATCTTACTTTTATGGGAAGTTGATTGCAAGAGCTGCAAGGTTAGCATTGATAGCCGAAGAGGTTTGTTACGTTGATGTTATCCCAGCAATCCGCAAATTCTTGAAGGATACAATTGAACCTTGGTTAGATGGAACTTTCGAAGCAAATGGTTTCTTTTATGATACAAAATGGGGTGGAATTGTAACTAAACAAGGTTCAATGGATTCCGGTGCTGATTTTGGATTCGGAGTATATAATGATCACCATTACCACATTGGTTATTTCCTTTATGCTATTGCAGTGCTTGTCAAGATAGATCCAATGTGGGGAAGAAAGTATAGGCCACAAACTTATTCTCTTATGGCGGATTTCATGAACTTAAGCAGGCGAGAAACTTTACACTATACGCGGTTGAGATGCTTTGATTTGTGGAAATTGCATTCTTGGGCAGGGGGTTTAACCGAGTTTGCAGATGGAAGGAACCAGGAGAGCACAAGTGAAGCAGTGAGCGCGTACTATTCAGCAGCTTTAATGGGATTGGCATATGGTGACACTCATCTTGTTGCCATTGGATCAACTCTTTCAGCAATGGAGATTCATTCAGCACAAACTTGGTGGCATATTAAAGAGGAAAGCAACTTGTATGTGGAGGAATACACGAAAAATAACCGTGTGGTTGGAGTTTTATGGTCTAATAAAAGGGACAGTGGCCTTTGGTTTGCTCCACCTGATTGGAAAGAATGTAGACTTGGTATTCAGGTTTTACCTTTATTGCCTATTACTGAAGTTGTATTTTCTGATGCTCGGTTCGTGAGAGAGTTGGTTCAATGGACAACGCCAGCTCTTGCAAGACGAGGCGTTGGAGAAGGGTGGAAGGGGTTTGTGTATGCTTTAGAAGGGATGTATGATAAAACAAGTGCTTTGGAGAAAACAAGAAGATTAACTAGTTATGACGATGGAAATTCGCGTACAAATCTTCTGTGGTGGATTCATACTAGAGGTGATGAAGCAGAGGAATGTGACAGAGGAAACAATTTCTGCTGGTTTCGACATTACTCTCTTTGA